Proteins co-encoded in one Acidobacteriota bacterium genomic window:
- a CDS encoding helix-hairpin-helix domain-containing protein: MKNILLRRAIYLISVVMIVSSFLLAADTPEKKGKDLININTASVEELIKLPGIGQALAKRIVDFRSENGPFKRVEDLMKVKGIGEKNFQKLKDLITVGKESKE; the protein is encoded by the coding sequence ATGAAGAACATCTTATTAAGAAGAGCGATCTATCTAATATCGGTCGTCATGATCGTTTCGTCTTTTCTACTGGCGGCTGACACTCCCGAGAAGAAAGGGAAAGATCTCATCAACATAAATACCGCATCGGTCGAAGAGCTCATCAAGCTTCCCGGAATCGGTCAGGCCCTTGCTAAACGAATCGTAGATTTCCGCTCTGAGAACGGGCCATTCAAGCGCGTCGAGGATCTCATGAAAGTCAAGGGGATCGGGGAAAAGAACTTTCAGAAGCTGAAGGACCTCATAACTGTCGGAAAAGAATCAAAGGAATAA
- a CDS encoding isoprenyl transferase, whose translation MIDLEELAEKGSEEENILRTIDFAHLPRHVAIIMDGNGRWARMRNLPRVSGHRAGIESVRDTIEAAAKLGLEIITLYAFSIENFKRPRAEIDTLMSLLKEYVHKEKETLIKNNIRFKAMGRLHLLGEEIEDILQEVEKDTEKNSGLLFNIALGYSGRAEIVDAVKKIVKDGKAGRIDERLLDERSFACYLYTAGLTDPDLLIRTSGELRVSNFLLWQIAYSEIWVTETLWPDFRRKELFQAIADYQKRERRYGGIEENHREEKDTGVLTKK comes from the coding sequence ATGATTGATCTTGAAGAGCTTGCGGAGAAGGGGAGTGAGGAAGAAAATATCCTCCGCACGATAGACTTCGCACATCTCCCTCGGCACGTTGCCATCATCATGGATGGGAACGGGAGGTGGGCGAGGATGAGAAATCTCCCTCGCGTCAGCGGCCACAGGGCCGGGATCGAATCCGTGCGCGATACCATTGAAGCGGCAGCCAAGCTCGGCCTCGAGATTATCACCCTTTATGCCTTTTCCATCGAAAATTTCAAAAGACCCAGAGCGGAGATCGACACCCTCATGTCTCTCCTCAAAGAGTATGTCCATAAAGAAAAAGAGACGCTGATCAAGAATAATATCAGGTTCAAAGCAATGGGAAGACTTCATCTCCTCGGGGAAGAGATTGAAGATATCCTTCAGGAAGTAGAAAAAGATACAGAGAAGAATAGCGGGCTCCTCTTCAACATCGCCCTAGGATACAGTGGAAGGGCAGAGATCGTTGATGCCGTGAAGAAGATAGTGAAGGATGGAAAGGCAGGGAGGATCGATGAGCGTCTGCTCGATGAGCGATCCTTTGCATGTTACCTTTACACTGCAGGCTTGACGGATCCTGATCTTCTCATCAGAACGAGTGGGGAGCTGAGGGTCAGTAACTTCCTGCTGTGGCAGATCGCCTACTCTGAGATCTGGGTCACTGAGACTCTATGGCCGGACTTCCGCCGAAAGGAGCTCTTCCAGGCAATCGCCGACTATCAGAAGAGGGAACGCCGCTATGGAGGCATCGAGGAGAATCACCGGGAAGAAAAAGACACCGGGGTCCTAACAAAAAAATAG
- the yqeB gene encoding selenium-dependent molybdenum cofactor biosynthesis protein YqeB, producing MRNKKIVVIRGAGDLASGVAHRLFLAGFGIIMTEIEHPLAIRRKVSFSEAIYDGKATVEGAKAIRISSAQEAYNVIKDGKIAVIVDPEARITKEFCPVALVDAIMAKMNTGTSISDASVVIALGPGFTAGVDCHAVVETKRGHYLGKVYYKGSALPDDKTPAVVEGMTHQRVLRASADGPFESTFSIGDYVVEGDEVGRCSGTPLVAKASGIIRGLLRNGIVVKAGMKIGDVDPRGVYDYCFTISDKARSIGGGVLEALLSIIGLPRSDTY from the coding sequence ATGCGCAATAAAAAGATCGTGGTCATCCGCGGAGCCGGGGATCTTGCTTCTGGCGTGGCGCACCGGCTCTTCCTGGCAGGTTTTGGTATAATCATGACAGAGATAGAACATCCTCTCGCAATAAGAAGGAAGGTCTCTTTTTCCGAAGCTATCTACGATGGGAAGGCAACTGTGGAAGGAGCCAAGGCCATAAGGATCTCCAGCGCACAAGAAGCATACAACGTGATTAAAGATGGAAAGATTGCCGTGATCGTCGATCCAGAAGCCAGGATTACAAAAGAATTTTGCCCTGTCGCCCTGGTGGATGCAATCATGGCGAAGATGAATACCGGAACGTCCATAAGTGATGCTTCTGTTGTCATCGCTCTGGGGCCAGGATTCACGGCCGGAGTTGATTGTCACGCTGTCGTCGAGACGAAACGCGGACACTATCTCGGAAAAGTCTACTATAAGGGTTCTGCTCTTCCGGATGATAAAACGCCAGCAGTCGTTGAAGGGATGACCCATCAGAGGGTCCTGAGAGCATCGGCCGACGGTCCCTTTGAATCAACCTTCAGCATTGGAGATTATGTCGTGGAAGGAGACGAGGTCGGAAGATGTTCTGGAACTCCCCTTGTGGCAAAGGCTTCCGGGATCATCAGGGGATTGCTCCGGAATGGAATTGTAGTGAAAGCTGGGATGAAGATAGGAGACGTCGATCCGCGAGGGGTCTATGATTACTGCTTCACCATCTCCGACAAGGCGAGAAGCATCGGTGGTGGCGTCCTCGAAGCCTTACTGTCTATCATCGGATTGCCGAGATCTGATACATATTAA
- a CDS encoding phosphatidate cytidylyltransferase yields the protein MKRILTAMILLPILLVIIKFGNAVYFFVICGIAASFASLELYRILEQLGYRCHKVLGVILSLGIAYSFLEPKFLVGYPIVISITLVLLISMIRIDDFPGIINSVMATFFPIFFIGYTLGYQVGLRAIPGEDGKDLLVFLFFVVWIGDSAAYYVGKTLGCHKMSPRISPNKTIEGAIGGILFSIVAALVAMLWFYRRIDLHDALILGLVLGVLGIFGDLAESAFKRAANIKDSSVILPGHGGFLDRFDSLLFTGPALYYYYQLFIK from the coding sequence ATGAAGAGAATCCTGACCGCCATGATTCTTCTTCCCATTCTTCTGGTCATCATAAAATTTGGTAACGCTGTTTATTTTTTCGTGATATGCGGCATTGCAGCCTCGTTTGCGAGCCTTGAATTGTACAGGATTCTCGAGCAACTGGGATACCGGTGCCATAAAGTCCTGGGGGTGATCCTATCGCTCGGGATCGCCTACTCCTTCCTCGAACCGAAATTTCTTGTGGGATATCCAATTGTCATATCAATCACGCTCGTTCTGCTTATCTCCATGATCAGGATAGATGATTTCCCGGGCATCATTAATTCGGTGATGGCGACCTTCTTTCCGATTTTCTTCATTGGCTACACTCTCGGCTATCAGGTTGGCCTGAGGGCTATCCCCGGTGAGGATGGAAAGGACCTGCTCGTTTTTCTTTTTTTTGTCGTCTGGATAGGAGATTCTGCTGCTTACTACGTGGGGAAGACGCTGGGGTGCCATAAGATGTCTCCAAGGATCAGCCCGAACAAGACGATCGAGGGAGCAATCGGAGGAATCCTGTTCAGCATCGTTGCTGCTCTCGTCGCGATGCTCTGGTTCTACAGAAGAATCGATTTGCACGATGCTCTAATTCTCGGGCTTGTTCTTGGGGTTCTCGGGATCTTCGGTGACCTTGCGGAGTCCGCATTCAAAAGGGCAGCCAACATCAAGGATAGTTCCGTGATACTTCCGGGTCATGGCGGTTTTCTCGACCGTTTCGACAGCCTCCTATTCACTGGTCCCGCCCTTTATTATTACTACCAGCTTTTCATCAAATGA
- a CDS encoding glycosyltransferase family 2 protein — protein MVKFSASTKEKISACIITFNEEENIGECLESLKWADEIIVVDSGSTDRTEEICNQAGARFFVHPFAGFRDQKNIAVEKAQNDWIISLDADERVTVELREEIIRILAESGSKEGCDGYYVPRMNYYGKKLIIHSGWYPDYKIRVWRKSRGRWDGKNIHEKVVVDGKVGYLQGGLIHFTYRNIGDYLKRIESYSTWLARERVDSGKGFSFLNLLFCAPGRFIKSYILKLGFLDGLEGFIIGTMTSYLKFIEEIKVREIQRK, from the coding sequence ATGGTTAAATTCTCTGCCTCGACGAAAGAAAAAATCTCTGCTTGTATAATCACTTTTAACGAAGAGGAGAACATCGGCGAGTGCCTGGAATCGCTGAAGTGGGCAGATGAGATCATCGTCGTCGATTCCGGATCGACTGACAGGACCGAGGAGATATGCAATCAGGCGGGAGCAAGATTCTTCGTCCATCCATTTGCGGGCTTCCGCGACCAGAAGAACATCGCCGTGGAAAAGGCGCAAAATGATTGGATCATCTCGCTCGATGCAGACGAAAGAGTTACTGTAGAACTTAGAGAAGAGATAATTCGGATCCTGGCTGAGAGCGGTTCGAAGGAGGGATGCGATGGGTACTATGTCCCGAGGATGAACTATTATGGTAAGAAGCTAATCATACACTCAGGATGGTATCCCGATTACAAGATCAGGGTCTGGAGGAAATCACGAGGGAGATGGGACGGGAAGAACATCCATGAAAAAGTTGTCGTTGATGGTAAAGTGGGGTATCTGCAGGGCGGTCTAATCCACTTCACTTACAGGAATATCGGCGACTACCTGAAAAGGATTGAAAGCTACTCAACCTGGTTGGCAAGGGAAAGGGTCGATTCCGGCAAGGGGTTTTCTTTTCTGAACCTTTTGTTCTGCGCTCCAGGTCGTTTCATAAAGAGCTACATCCTGAAGCTTGGTTTTCTCGATGGATTGGAGGGGTTCATCATCGGCACGATGACCTCCTATCTGAAGTTTATCGAGGAGATCAAAGTGCGGGAAATTCAGAGAAAGTGA
- the ispG gene encoding flavodoxin-dependent (E)-4-hydroxy-3-methylbut-2-enyl-diphosphate synthase, whose amino-acid sequence MNPVRKKTKKVMVGNLFIGGCAPITVQSMTKTDTRNIPATIKQIRRLEDAGCEIIRCAVPDGEAAEALREIKKKISIPLVADIHFDYRLALIAMEGGVDKLRINPGNIGERGRVEKVVRMAKERDIPIRIGVNSGSLEKDILKKYGEVNAEAMVESAMRHIAILESLDFGSIVISLKASDIQRTVASYRLLSEKVEYPLHIGITESGSSFRGAIKSSIGLGILLSEGIGDTLRVSITGNPEKEVEIGLEILRSMGIRQDGAFIVSCPVCGRCEIDMTGVAAEIEKSLSRIRKPVRIAIMGCAVNGPGEAMEADLGIAGGKEEALIFRKGTIIRKVKERDIVEEFLREVEDFLKDR is encoded by the coding sequence ATGAATCCTGTGAGAAAAAAGACGAAGAAGGTAATGGTGGGAAATCTTTTTATCGGGGGCTGCGCTCCCATCACGGTTCAGTCGATGACCAAGACGGACACCAGAAACATCCCCGCGACTATCAAGCAGATCAGGAGACTCGAGGATGCAGGATGCGAGATCATCCGGTGCGCCGTACCTGACGGAGAGGCGGCAGAAGCCCTGCGTGAAATCAAGAAGAAGATTTCCATCCCGCTTGTTGCAGACATTCATTTCGATTATCGTCTTGCCCTTATCGCCATGGAAGGAGGAGTCGATAAGCTCAGGATCAATCCTGGAAATATCGGCGAGCGAGGAAGGGTTGAAAAAGTCGTCCGGATGGCAAAGGAGAGGGATATCCCGATAAGAATAGGGGTCAACTCTGGGTCTCTCGAGAAAGATATCCTGAAGAAGTATGGTGAGGTGAATGCAGAGGCGATGGTCGAATCTGCCATGAGGCACATCGCGATCCTGGAGTCACTCGATTTCGGATCGATAGTCATATCCCTTAAGGCTTCGGACATCCAGCGAACCGTAGCTTCATATCGTCTCCTTTCCGAAAAAGTCGAATATCCTCTTCACATTGGAATCACCGAATCTGGATCCTCTTTCAGAGGGGCGATAAAGTCATCCATAGGACTCGGGATTCTCCTTTCTGAAGGGATCGGCGATACGCTTCGGGTTTCCATCACCGGGAATCCAGAGAAAGAAGTGGAGATCGGCCTGGAAATCCTCCGCTCAATGGGGATCAGGCAGGATGGTGCTTTTATCGTCTCCTGTCCTGTCTGTGGACGGTGCGAAATTGATATGACCGGCGTAGCGGCGGAGATCGAGAAGAGCCTGAGCCGGATCAGAAAACCGGTCAGAATAGCGATAATGGGATGTGCCGTCAATGGTCCTGGCGAAGCCATGGAAGCCGATCTGGGAATCGCGGGTGGCAAAGAAGAGGCTCTTATATTCAGGAAGGGAACCATCATAAGAAAGGTCAAAGAGCGCGACATCGTCGAAGAGTTTCTCAGAGAGGTCGAAGACTTTCTGAAAGATCGTTAA
- a CDS encoding glycosyltransferase family 4 protein — protein MPDREITVVHVDTEKGWGGGQNQVLLLMQELLSRGRRNILLTSENGELWVRSFPLSKIHPALFRIESVTQANQADIRDFPCALKVLKEIMDLSRGELSKGSKTSRGRDVIIHLHSWRGILFALLLSKYSGYPLVVTRRINRRLGSFSTLLLNRFRFRMVSISESVKKSLQESGFQKKISVVHSGIITENFSTGSGWLFREMLGLREEDILIGHVGAFNGIKGQEYLMDAISVLSERDVRVKAAFVGEGNELPALKKRAEMRGLKQKVFFLGEQKNIKDFLASVDIMAVPSLVEGLGIAAIEAMAAGIPVVAFKTGGLAEVVEDGVTGFLTPGGNVLALAERLMQLAGDEKLRTSMGEEAKKKANRDFSYRKMVDAYEKIYYEEIAMMSQGENNG, from the coding sequence ATGCCTGATCGCGAAATCACCGTAGTTCACGTCGATACCGAGAAAGGGTGGGGAGGAGGGCAGAACCAGGTTCTTCTTCTTATGCAGGAGCTATTATCTAGAGGGCGCAGGAACATTTTGCTGACATCGGAGAATGGGGAACTATGGGTTAGGTCATTCCCGCTTTCGAAGATCCACCCTGCGCTCTTCAGGATCGAGTCAGTGACTCAGGCCAATCAGGCAGACATCAGGGACTTCCCATGCGCGCTAAAAGTTCTGAAAGAAATAATGGACTTAAGCAGGGGTGAGCTCTCAAAGGGGAGCAAAACTTCAAGAGGAAGAGATGTAATCATCCACCTTCATTCCTGGCGCGGGATCCTTTTTGCCCTTCTTCTCTCAAAATATTCAGGCTATCCGCTTGTCGTAACGCGAAGGATCAATCGTCGGCTCGGATCCTTCTCGACGCTCCTCCTGAACCGGTTTCGTTTCAGAATGGTCAGCATTTCGGAAAGCGTGAAGAAATCGCTCCAGGAATCTGGTTTCCAGAAAAAGATATCCGTGGTCCATAGCGGCATCATCACTGAGAATTTTTCTACAGGCTCAGGTTGGCTCTTCAGGGAGATGCTCGGTCTGAGAGAAGAGGACATTCTGATAGGACACGTCGGCGCCTTCAACGGGATCAAAGGACAGGAATATCTCATGGATGCGATATCTGTGCTCTCCGAAAGAGATGTCCGAGTGAAGGCTGCATTTGTTGGTGAGGGGAATGAGCTTCCTGCATTGAAGAAGCGGGCAGAGATGAGAGGTCTCAAGCAGAAGGTCTTCTTCCTCGGAGAGCAGAAGAACATCAAGGATTTTCTGGCTTCCGTCGATATCATGGCAGTCCCTTCCCTTGTTGAAGGCCTGGGAATTGCTGCAATTGAGGCCATGGCTGCAGGAATCCCAGTTGTAGCTTTCAAAACTGGGGGCCTTGCAGAAGTTGTGGAAGATGGAGTCACGGGGTTTCTCACCCCTGGCGGAAATGTTCTTGCGCTCGCGGAAAGGTTGATGCAACTGGCAGGGGATGAGAAGCTGAGAACCTCGATGGGAGAGGAAGCAAAGAAAAAAGCAAACAGGGATTTCTCTTACAGGAAAATGGTTGATGCCTATGAGAAGATATATTATGAAGAAATCGCGATGATGAGCCAGGGAGAAAATAATGGTTAA
- a CDS encoding 1-deoxy-D-xylulose-5-phosphate reductoisomerase, producing the protein MKNISIIGSTGYIGRKTLEVIRENRNRFRVVALSCGNNVALVLEQIREFNPLLVSVSTEAGAEKVRKAIKDMARAAGGKIGTEKDKDTIVRDEIEIVSREEGMVQVATHSEADFVISAAVGAIGLIPTLRALESGKAVAIANKEALVVGGELIMREAKKQNVQVLPIDSEHSALHQCLRGERIEDVKRLILTASGGPFRNLGKEELEKVTPEEALKHPTWDMGRKITIDSATMMNKGLEIIEARWLFGILQERIDVFLHPQSIVHSMVEFNDGSLKCQMGITDMRGPIQYALTYPERIEADLMSLDLTAMGPLEFFHPDPERFPCLRLAYDAIAVGGTMPAILNASDEIAVQHFLDGEISFTKIPEIIERVMKHAQVVHDITLEAVLEADRQARSETLRFIRELN; encoded by the coding sequence ATGAAAAATATCTCGATCATAGGTTCAACCGGATACATAGGGAGAAAAACCCTTGAAGTAATCCGCGAAAATAGAAACCGCTTCAGGGTCGTAGCCCTCTCTTGTGGCAACAACGTTGCTCTCGTCCTGGAGCAGATCAGAGAATTCAATCCTCTCCTCGTTTCTGTCTCAACGGAAGCCGGCGCAGAGAAGGTCAGGAAAGCGATCAAGGATATGGCGCGTGCCGCTGGCGGAAAGATTGGAACGGAAAAAGACAAAGACACCATTGTGAGAGACGAGATAGAGATCGTGAGCCGGGAGGAGGGGATGGTTCAAGTTGCAACTCACAGCGAAGCCGATTTTGTGATATCGGCTGCAGTCGGTGCTATTGGCCTTATCCCGACACTGCGAGCCCTTGAAAGTGGTAAGGCTGTGGCCATTGCCAATAAAGAGGCTCTGGTCGTTGGTGGCGAGCTCATCATGAGGGAGGCAAAGAAACAAAATGTTCAGGTGCTTCCCATCGACAGCGAACATTCGGCGCTCCATCAGTGTCTACGTGGAGAGAGAATAGAGGATGTGAAAAGATTGATCCTGACCGCATCCGGGGGCCCCTTCAGGAATCTCGGAAAGGAAGAGCTTGAAAAGGTAACTCCCGAGGAAGCTCTCAAGCACCCAACATGGGATATGGGGCGAAAGATCACAATCGATTCCGCTACCATGATGAACAAGGGGCTGGAAATCATCGAAGCGCGCTGGCTCTTCGGGATTCTCCAGGAAAGGATAGATGTCTTCCTCCACCCGCAGAGCATCGTCCATTCCATGGTAGAGTTCAATGATGGTTCATTAAAATGCCAGATGGGTATCACCGACATGAGGGGACCAATCCAGTATGCGCTAACTTATCCAGAGAGGATCGAAGCGGATCTTATGTCGCTCGACCTGACAGCAATGGGGCCACTGGAGTTTTTTCATCCCGACCCGGAGCGGTTTCCCTGCCTGCGGCTTGCCTATGATGCCATAGCAGTGGGTGGAACCATGCCAGCCATCCTTAATGCATCCGATGAAATTGCGGTACAGCACTTCCTCGACGGAGAGATATCCTTCACAAAGATACCGGAAATCATCGAGAGGGTGATGAAGCATGCACAGGTCGTCCACGATATCACTCTGGAAGCAGTGCTTGAAGCAGATCGTCAGGCAAGGAGTGAAACATTGCGCTTCATCAGGGAACTTAATTGA
- a CDS encoding XdhC family protein yields the protein MIEFYSKVAELLKSGRRIAIASIISSRGSTPRKTGAKMIITMEGESFFSIGGGSFEAVVVRDAQQLMREGNAIVKRYSFREGEGGLGMTCGGEAEVLIEALNPPDKLIIFGAGHVGSSLVQAAQNMGFEIFVVDHRKEVKESFEKSRFVKRSSLMGALQPDYRSSAIHFVLTDGSFSTGLPEIDGSSYVVIATMSHESDRRALLTAIRKDPAYIGMIGSQRKREELFKKAAAEDGIDAKLLKRVRCPVGLDIGSETPEEIAVSILAEIISVKRKAAKRLKD from the coding sequence ATGATTGAGTTCTATTCGAAGGTCGCTGAGCTGTTGAAATCTGGAAGAAGGATCGCCATCGCAAGCATAATTTCATCGAGAGGATCCACGCCTCGAAAGACAGGAGCGAAGATGATCATCACGATGGAGGGAGAGTCCTTCTTCAGCATCGGAGGAGGTTCTTTCGAAGCGGTCGTCGTAAGAGATGCGCAGCAGCTCATGAGGGAAGGGAACGCAATCGTGAAGAGATATAGCTTCCGCGAAGGAGAGGGGGGCCTCGGCATGACCTGTGGCGGTGAAGCAGAAGTTCTCATCGAAGCTTTGAATCCGCCGGATAAGCTGATCATCTTCGGTGCAGGACACGTCGGGTCATCCCTGGTACAGGCGGCGCAGAATATGGGCTTTGAGATCTTCGTGGTGGATCACAGGAAAGAGGTAAAAGAATCCTTTGAGAAATCGCGCTTCGTGAAGAGATCATCTTTGATGGGGGCGCTGCAGCCTGATTATCGATCATCCGCCATCCATTTTGTTCTCACGGACGGCTCCTTCTCGACTGGCTTGCCGGAGATCGACGGCAGCTCGTATGTTGTCATAGCGACCATGTCCCATGAGTCGGATAGAAGGGCACTCCTGACGGCAATCCGGAAAGATCCTGCCTATATCGGGATGATAGGATCGCAGAGGAAGAGAGAGGAGCTCTTTAAAAAGGCCGCAGCGGAAGATGGGATCGATGCAAAACTCCTGAAGAGAGTCAGATGTCCGGTGGGGCTCGATATCGGTTCCGAGACTCCAGAGGAGATCGCTGTCAGCATTCTGGCCGAGATCATCAGCGTCAAAAGGAAAGCAGCAAAGAGATTGAAAGACTGA
- the rseP gene encoding RIP metalloprotease RseP, whose translation MRTIVESFLTFIFVLGILVFIHEFGHFIMARLFRIKVKVFSLGFGNRLVGYRSRKSGTDYRISLIPLGGYVKLAGENPDEHDRLDYNEFLSRPRYQRFLVIVMGALFNIVLSIVLATFIFMHGIQAPALPEGTPVVEVVKEGSPGEKAGIISGDRILEIDGKKLGSLEDFTRIIFLRPDTIARIMVERGGELMEKELSIIANPDSKYREGYTGLYFRIAYHVGEVIKGSPADKAGLKVGDRIVGINGELVDDSKELVSRFSQSAGIPLTLLIKRGNTNIEKVVTPRNEGGRGIIGVRFEMATKLIKKDFPGAVAESLRFAYSNMTLIFVTLKNLIRGGLSPRVFSGPIEIASLSRESYREGFIYFLYFIALVSLQLGIVNLFPIPVLDGGYILILITEAAIRKDFNARVKEIIMQLGLIFLIVLTGIIIYFDIIKSFFS comes from the coding sequence TTGCGTACCATCGTTGAATCATTTTTAACATTCATCTTCGTTCTGGGGATACTCGTCTTCATCCATGAGTTCGGTCATTTCATCATGGCAAGGCTCTTCCGGATCAAAGTGAAGGTTTTCTCATTGGGCTTCGGCAATAGACTCGTCGGATACAGAAGCAGGAAGAGCGGGACTGATTACAGGATCTCGTTAATCCCGCTTGGGGGATACGTTAAGCTTGCTGGCGAAAATCCAGATGAGCACGACCGGTTAGATTATAACGAGTTCCTCTCGAGGCCGAGATACCAGCGGTTCCTGGTCATCGTCATGGGTGCCCTCTTTAACATCGTGCTATCCATCGTCCTTGCGACCTTCATCTTCATGCATGGCATCCAGGCGCCCGCACTCCCCGAGGGCACACCAGTAGTTGAGGTTGTCAAAGAAGGATCGCCGGGAGAAAAGGCAGGGATAATATCCGGGGATAGGATTCTCGAAATCGACGGCAAGAAGCTCGGATCGCTCGAGGATTTTACAAGGATCATCTTCCTGAGACCGGATACGATTGCCCGCATCATGGTCGAGAGAGGTGGAGAGCTGATGGAAAAAGAGCTTTCCATCATTGCCAATCCTGATTCGAAATACAGGGAAGGATACACGGGGCTTTACTTCAGGATCGCCTATCACGTCGGCGAGGTGATCAAAGGCTCGCCCGCAGATAAGGCAGGTCTGAAAGTTGGCGATCGGATAGTCGGGATCAACGGAGAACTCGTGGATGACAGCAAGGAACTGGTCTCACGGTTCTCGCAAAGCGCAGGAATCCCTCTCACGCTTCTGATCAAGCGGGGCAACACCAATATAGAGAAAGTGGTCACGCCGAGAAACGAGGGGGGAAGGGGGATCATCGGCGTGCGATTTGAGATGGCTACCAAGTTAATCAAGAAAGATTTCCCGGGAGCCGTCGCAGAGAGCCTGAGATTTGCCTACTCCAACATGACACTGATCTTTGTAACGCTCAAGAATCTTATCCGGGGCGGCCTATCGCCAAGAGTCTTTTCGGGACCCATCGAGATCGCCTCCCTTTCGAGGGAAAGCTACCGGGAAGGGTTCATATATTTTCTCTATTTCATCGCGCTGGTGAGCCTGCAGCTCGGCATCGTCAATCTCTTTCCAATTCCTGTTCTGGATGGTGGATACATCCTCATCCTGATTACCGAAGCCGCAATCAGGAAGGACTTCAACGCCCGGGTGAAGGAGATAATCATGCAGCTAGGACTGATCTTTCTCATAGTCCTGACCGGCATCATCATATATTTCGACATCATCAAAAGCTTCTTTTCATAA
- the ccsA gene encoding cytochrome c biogenesis protein CcsA gives MDIIFLRFYIGFYFLAAVTSFTGAFSTKKWLKILTPILAAFGFAFHFAAIHQRGVSMGRFPLSNLHEFLCFLSWAIILVYLISYIRYKIDVLGTVLIPMSLVLLFTCNMLVKDVIPIPSAQQPIWFLFHVTVATLGVAALFLAFAGSLFYLLQDHILKKRKRSHLFKFMPSIESCDRIGFQSLLWGFALLTLAIISGAVWSANVRNAFWVWQTKETFSLVAWIIVAVALYARLVKGWRGKRSAYLTILGFMAGLIIMFGVNP, from the coding sequence TTGGATATTATTTTCCTGAGATTTTATATCGGATTCTATTTTCTGGCGGCTGTGACATCCTTCACAGGTGCTTTCTCAACCAAAAAATGGCTGAAAATACTGACACCCATCTTAGCAGCATTTGGCTTTGCCTTCCATTTTGCCGCCATCCATCAGAGAGGTGTTTCCATGGGGAGATTCCCGCTTTCCAACTTGCATGAATTTCTCTGTTTCCTCTCATGGGCTATCATCTTAGTTTATCTGATCAGTTACATCCGATATAAGATCGATGTCCTTGGTACCGTTCTTATCCCCATGAGCCTGGTTCTCCTCTTCACATGCAACATGCTGGTGAAGGATGTCATCCCTATCCCTTCCGCCCAGCAACCTATCTGGTTCCTTTTCCATGTGACCGTTGCGACTCTGGGAGTGGCGGCACTGTTCCTCGCATTTGCGGGAAGCCTCTTCTACCTCCTTCAGGATCATATCCTCAAGAAGAGGAAACGGAGCCATCTTTTTAAATTCATGCCTTCGATCGAGTCCTGCGACAGAATCGGCTTTCAATCGCTTCTCTGGGGATTCGCGCTTTTGACTTTGGCGATCATTTCAGGAGCTGTGTGGAGCGCTAATGTAAGGAACGCCTTCTGGGTCTGGCAGACCAAGGAAACTTTCTCGCTCGTGGCCTGGATCATCGTGGCCGTTGCGCTTTACGCCAGATTGGTGAAAGGATGGAGAGGAAAGAGATCGGCTTATCTCACCATCCTTGGTTTCATGGCAGGCCTTATCATCATGTTTGGAGTCAATCCATAA
- a CDS encoding four helix bundle protein → MFTKRIGGECDCNLKRGDGNTSRIKTWKLVDELTLKVFEAAKSLPHEERDCLSRQLRETAVLCGASASEWAGRKKDCDDFLTLKRLHTLMIYLRYYIYLARRLNLIEQKQYSSLIQKHEAASNIIEGIMERSEDKIIKKGEDGAILS, encoded by the coding sequence ATGTTTACGAAGAGAATAGGTGGCGAATGTGATTGCAACCTGAAAAGGGGTGATGGCAATACTAGCAGGATCAAGACCTGGAAGCTCGTCGATGAATTAACTTTGAAAGTTTTCGAAGCAGCGAAGTCTCTCCCGCATGAGGAGAGGGACTGCCTCTCCAGGCAGCTCAGAGAGACTGCTGTCCTCTGTGGAGCTTCGGCATCTGAATGGGCCGGAAGGAAAAAGGATTGTGATGATTTTCTCACATTGAAGCGTTTGCATACCCTGATGATATACCTCCGCTATTACATCTATCTCGCGAGACGGCTCAATCTCATCGAGCAGAAACAGTACAGCAGTCTCATCCAGAAGCATGAGGCGGCTTCGAACATAATCGAAGGGATCATGGAAAGATCGGAGGATAAAATAATAAAAAAAGGGGAGGATGGGGCAATTCTTTCATAA